The following are encoded in a window of Sebastes umbrosus isolate fSebUmb1 chromosome 7, fSebUmb1.pri, whole genome shotgun sequence genomic DNA:
- the LOC119492081 gene encoding zona pellucida sperm-binding protein 4-like isoform X1, which produces MKAHTTNFILVTLTSLSLLLLKREAHAAHSTTNDASICHDGFMSVYISKVQFAALPLAIYVRDEHGGYYQAMAVAKECHYFLGETDTLIIFTVASHGCFVRRQKYLTDLTVVIVALADGGRVEIVKSIPLICEREIKEVNKPDNPVVSFCNKDGFNITILQNATVPPLNLDAVWIPSSQNQNCKPKTRSKDAVTFSFPFTDCGTRSVVNLADGIITYWVNVEVKQHPQKGAIFRDSPFRRTVHCSFALAQITQLGITVQGEKHLSTLKSEGILRTEMRFAKDSSYKSFYSSRDPPAVTELGQPVHVEVFVLKHKDQDLVLLLEDCWATPTKNPHDPHRWDLLVKGCPFSGDSHRTVVLPVVPKELKYPSLHKWFVVKMFSFVKPTTFENLVYFHCDIEICKGPGCLQSCSSSGRRTLRRITPEPGQRILHSVVSGGPLLYLL; this is translated from the exons ATGAAGGCCCACACCACAAACTTCATTTTGGTGACATTAACTTCATTATCACTGCTTCTTCTTAAACGTGAAGCCCATGCTGCCCATTCTACCACTAATGATGCATCGATTTGCCACGATGGGTTCATGTCTGTTTACATATCAAAGGTGCAGTTTGCTGCTCTTCCTCTTGCCATTTATGTTCGAG ATGAACACGGTGGATATTACCAAGCCATGGCTGTGGCAAAAGAGTGCCACTACTTCCTTGGAGAGACTGACACCTTAATTATCTTCACAGTTGCTTCCCATGGATGTTTTGTGAGAAGACAA AAATATCTGACAGATCTGACTGTTGTCATCGTGGCACTCGCAGACGGGGGAAGAGTTGAAATTGTCAAGTCAATACCGCTCATCTGTGAAAGGGAAATTAAAG AGGTGAACAAACCTGATAATCCAGTGGTATCGTTCTGCAACAAGGATGGGTTCAACATCACCATCCTCCAGAACGCCACGGTCCCCCCTCTGAACCTGGATGCAGTCTGGATCCCCTCCAGCCAAAACCAAAACTGTAAACCCAAAACCAGATCCAAGGACGCCGTCACTTTCAGCTTTCCATTCACTGACTGTGGCACTCGGTCTGtggtaaat TTAGCAGACGGGATTATAACCTACTGGGTCAACGTTGAGGTGAAACAACATCCGCAGAAAGGCGCTATATTTCGTGACTCTCCTTTCCG acgTACTGTACATTGTAGCTTTGCCCTGGCTCAGATTACTCAGCTGGGCATCACGGTTCAAGGAGAAAAACACCTATCAACACTGAAGAGTGAAGGGATACTGAGGACTGAAATGAGGTTTGCCAAAG ATTCCAGTTACAAGTCTTTCTATTCCTCTCGAGACCCTCCGGCAGTGACTGAGCTCGGCCAGCCGGTGCATGTGGAGGTGTTTGTTCTCAAACATAAAGACCAGGATCTGGTGCTGCTCCTGGAGGACTGCTGGGCCACACCGACCAAAAACCCTCATGACCCACACAGATGGGACCTGCTGGTTAAAGG ATGTCCTTTCAGTGGTGATAGCCACAGAACTGTTGTGTTGCCAGTCGTCCCCAAGGAGCTGAAATATCCCTCTCTTCATAAGTGGTTTGTGGTCAAGATGTTCTCATTTGTGAAGCCCACAACATTTGAAAACCTG GTGTATTTCCACTGTGATATAGAGATCTGTAAAGGACCCGGTTGCTTACAGTCCTGCAGCAGTAGTG GAAGGCGCACATTAAGACGAATCACACCTGAGCCAGGACAGAGGATTCTTCACAGTGTCGTCTCTGGTGGACCTCTTCTTTATCTACTGTAa
- the LOC119492081 gene encoding zona pellucida sperm-binding protein 4-like isoform X2, giving the protein MKAHTTNFILVTLTSLSLLLLKREAHAAHSTTNDASICHDGFMSVYISKVQFAALPLAIYVRDEHGGYYQAMAVAKECHYFLGETDTLIIFTVASHGCFVRRQKYLTDLTVVIVALADGGRVEIVKSIPLICEREIKEVNKPDNPVVSFCNKDGFNITILQNATVPPLNLDAVWIPSSQNQNCKPKTRSKDAVTFSFPFTDCGTRSVLADGIITYWVNVEVKQHPQKGAIFRDSPFRRTVHCSFALAQITQLGITVQGEKHLSTLKSEGILRTEMRFAKDSSYKSFYSSRDPPAVTELGQPVHVEVFVLKHKDQDLVLLLEDCWATPTKNPHDPHRWDLLVKGCPFSGDSHRTVVLPVVPKELKYPSLHKWFVVKMFSFVKPTTFENLVYFHCDIEICKGPGCLQSCSSSGRRTLRRITPEPGQRILHSVVSGGPLLYLL; this is encoded by the exons ATGAAGGCCCACACCACAAACTTCATTTTGGTGACATTAACTTCATTATCACTGCTTCTTCTTAAACGTGAAGCCCATGCTGCCCATTCTACCACTAATGATGCATCGATTTGCCACGATGGGTTCATGTCTGTTTACATATCAAAGGTGCAGTTTGCTGCTCTTCCTCTTGCCATTTATGTTCGAG ATGAACACGGTGGATATTACCAAGCCATGGCTGTGGCAAAAGAGTGCCACTACTTCCTTGGAGAGACTGACACCTTAATTATCTTCACAGTTGCTTCCCATGGATGTTTTGTGAGAAGACAA AAATATCTGACAGATCTGACTGTTGTCATCGTGGCACTCGCAGACGGGGGAAGAGTTGAAATTGTCAAGTCAATACCGCTCATCTGTGAAAGGGAAATTAAAG AGGTGAACAAACCTGATAATCCAGTGGTATCGTTCTGCAACAAGGATGGGTTCAACATCACCATCCTCCAGAACGCCACGGTCCCCCCTCTGAACCTGGATGCAGTCTGGATCCCCTCCAGCCAAAACCAAAACTGTAAACCCAAAACCAGATCCAAGGACGCCGTCACTTTCAGCTTTCCATTCACTGACTGTGGCACTCGGTCTGtg TTAGCAGACGGGATTATAACCTACTGGGTCAACGTTGAGGTGAAACAACATCCGCAGAAAGGCGCTATATTTCGTGACTCTCCTTTCCG acgTACTGTACATTGTAGCTTTGCCCTGGCTCAGATTACTCAGCTGGGCATCACGGTTCAAGGAGAAAAACACCTATCAACACTGAAGAGTGAAGGGATACTGAGGACTGAAATGAGGTTTGCCAAAG ATTCCAGTTACAAGTCTTTCTATTCCTCTCGAGACCCTCCGGCAGTGACTGAGCTCGGCCAGCCGGTGCATGTGGAGGTGTTTGTTCTCAAACATAAAGACCAGGATCTGGTGCTGCTCCTGGAGGACTGCTGGGCCACACCGACCAAAAACCCTCATGACCCACACAGATGGGACCTGCTGGTTAAAGG ATGTCCTTTCAGTGGTGATAGCCACAGAACTGTTGTGTTGCCAGTCGTCCCCAAGGAGCTGAAATATCCCTCTCTTCATAAGTGGTTTGTGGTCAAGATGTTCTCATTTGTGAAGCCCACAACATTTGAAAACCTG GTGTATTTCCACTGTGATATAGAGATCTGTAAAGGACCCGGTTGCTTACAGTCCTGCAGCAGTAGTG GAAGGCGCACATTAAGACGAATCACACCTGAGCCAGGACAGAGGATTCTTCACAGTGTCGTCTCTGGTGGACCTCTTCTTTATCTACTGTAa
- the LOC119492081 gene encoding zona pellucida sperm-binding protein 4-like isoform X3, whose product MAVAKECHYFLGETDTLIIFTVASHGCFVRRQKYLTDLTVVIVALADGGRVEIVKSIPLICEREIKEVNKPDNPVVSFCNKDGFNITILQNATVPPLNLDAVWIPSSQNQNCKPKTRSKDAVTFSFPFTDCGTRSVVNLADGIITYWVNVEVKQHPQKGAIFRDSPFRRTVHCSFALAQITQLGITVQGEKHLSTLKSEGILRTEMRFAKDSSYKSFYSSRDPPAVTELGQPVHVEVFVLKHKDQDLVLLLEDCWATPTKNPHDPHRWDLLVKGCPFSGDSHRTVVLPVVPKELKYPSLHKWFVVKMFSFVKPTTFENLVYFHCDIEICKGPGCLQSCSSSGRRTLRRITPEPGQRILHSVVSGGPLLYLL is encoded by the exons ATGGCTGTGGCAAAAGAGTGCCACTACTTCCTTGGAGAGACTGACACCTTAATTATCTTCACAGTTGCTTCCCATGGATGTTTTGTGAGAAGACAA AAATATCTGACAGATCTGACTGTTGTCATCGTGGCACTCGCAGACGGGGGAAGAGTTGAAATTGTCAAGTCAATACCGCTCATCTGTGAAAGGGAAATTAAAG AGGTGAACAAACCTGATAATCCAGTGGTATCGTTCTGCAACAAGGATGGGTTCAACATCACCATCCTCCAGAACGCCACGGTCCCCCCTCTGAACCTGGATGCAGTCTGGATCCCCTCCAGCCAAAACCAAAACTGTAAACCCAAAACCAGATCCAAGGACGCCGTCACTTTCAGCTTTCCATTCACTGACTGTGGCACTCGGTCTGtggtaaat TTAGCAGACGGGATTATAACCTACTGGGTCAACGTTGAGGTGAAACAACATCCGCAGAAAGGCGCTATATTTCGTGACTCTCCTTTCCG acgTACTGTACATTGTAGCTTTGCCCTGGCTCAGATTACTCAGCTGGGCATCACGGTTCAAGGAGAAAAACACCTATCAACACTGAAGAGTGAAGGGATACTGAGGACTGAAATGAGGTTTGCCAAAG ATTCCAGTTACAAGTCTTTCTATTCCTCTCGAGACCCTCCGGCAGTGACTGAGCTCGGCCAGCCGGTGCATGTGGAGGTGTTTGTTCTCAAACATAAAGACCAGGATCTGGTGCTGCTCCTGGAGGACTGCTGGGCCACACCGACCAAAAACCCTCATGACCCACACAGATGGGACCTGCTGGTTAAAGG ATGTCCTTTCAGTGGTGATAGCCACAGAACTGTTGTGTTGCCAGTCGTCCCCAAGGAGCTGAAATATCCCTCTCTTCATAAGTGGTTTGTGGTCAAGATGTTCTCATTTGTGAAGCCCACAACATTTGAAAACCTG GTGTATTTCCACTGTGATATAGAGATCTGTAAAGGACCCGGTTGCTTACAGTCCTGCAGCAGTAGTG GAAGGCGCACATTAAGACGAATCACACCTGAGCCAGGACAGAGGATTCTTCACAGTGTCGTCTCTGGTGGACCTCTTCTTTATCTACTGTAa